Proteins encoded by one window of Lates calcarifer isolate ASB-BC8 linkage group LG7_1, TLL_Latcal_v3, whole genome shotgun sequence:
- the rnf217 gene encoding probable E3 ubiquitin-protein ligase RNF217, which translates to MGRAKPGMEDEGPIADACKMPSFISSFEDGRVRLSRNPTETSLADGKVERPVRDLNRRVTRSKSRLSLDGGEGESEERSGEEEERDAEGNNNNNCNGGGERRRASAVEILRRNFGVSKSPSLRLSTSSRMQCGAEHENHQGNVNIDVTNGHGSECGDCEKSDRETGEAGTKNEPTLSELTTSDAHVVQCHHMCDNDSNSVSLDESISVKEHVYCTVYCIANDSHRRDVEIVNRYDETVASDAPEMGSETGREAGSSPEPTLYTLDDLVDPFGDISHQLYREQAGAESALQSCRVCLEDKTIAPLPCCRKAVCDECLKLYVSSQVRVAKPFISCPIPECSGQLEEGVVVSHLASEDVAKYHYFLELNQLDSSTKPCPQCSHFTSLKKHNPHHSEHKYKIQCSNCQFVWCFKCHAPWHNGLKCRDYRKGDKLLRTWASVIEHGQRNAQKCPQCRIHIQRTEGCDHMTCTQCNTNFCYRCGERYRHLRFFGDHTSNLSVFGCKYRYLPDKPHLRRLIRGSVCATKVLIAPVVILLVVVLGALALVIGLVVFPVYYVCKRRKKQRTQGSGRWI; encoded by the exons ATGGGGAGAGCCAAACCGGGGATGGAAGATGAAGGACCGATAGCTGACGCCTGTAAAATGCCGAGTTTTATCAGTAGTTTCGAGGACGGGAGGGTGAGATTGTCCCGCAACCCGACGGAAACTTCCCTTGCGGACGGTAAAGTTGAGCGGCCGGTCAGAGATTTAAACCGACGTGTCACCAGGTCGAAGTCTCGGCTATCGCTCGACGGGGGAGAGGGGGAGTCGGAGGAGAGGAgcggcgaggaggaggagagggatgcggagggcaacaacaacaacaactgcaacggcggaggagagagaaggagggcgAGCGCTGTCGAGATTTTGAGGAGGAATTTCGGGGTTTCAaagtctccctctctccgttTAAGTACGAGCAGTCGGATGCAGTGCGGCGCCGAGCATGAAAACCACCAGGGAAATGTTAACATCGACGTTACTAACGGTCATGGAAGTGAATGTGGCGACTGTGAAAAGTCGGACCGAGAAACGGGCGAAGCCGGGACCAAAAACGAGCCAACATTGAGCGAGTTAACAACCTCGGACGCACATGTAGTTCAGTGCCATCATATGTGTGATAATGACAGCAACTCAGTAAGTTTAGACGAGTCTATCAGCGTCAAAGAACACGTCTACTGCACTGTTTACTGCATCGCCAACGACAGTCACCGAAGAGACGTTGAAATCGTAAACCGTTACGATGAAACAGTCGCGTCCGACGCACCAGAAATGGGCTCGGAGACGGGGCGGGAAGCGGGTTCGAGTCCTGAGCCAACGCTGTACACGCTGGACGACCTGGTGGACCCTTTCGGGGACATATCCCATCAGCTGTACAGGGAGCAGGCCGGTGCGGAGAGTGCGCTGCAGAGTTGCCGGGTGTGCCTGGAAGACAAAACCATCGCACCCCTGCCCTGCTGCAGGAAGGCCGTGTGCGATGAGTGTCTGAAACTCTACGTCAGCTCCcag GTACGAGTGGCCAAACCTTTCATCAGCTGTCCAATCCCAGAGTGCAGCGgtcagctggaggagggagTGGTGGTGTCCCATTTGGCCAGTGAGGATGTGGCAAAATATCATTACTTTTTGGAGCTGAATCAGCTGGATTCGAGCACCAAGCCCTGCCCCCAGTGCAGTCACTTCACCTCTCTGAAGAAGCACAACCCCCACCACTCTGAGCACAAGTACAAG ATCCAGTGTAGCAATTGCCAGTTTGTGTGGTGCTTTAAATGCCATGCTCCCTGGCACAACGGCCTCAAATGCCGCGACTACAGAAAAGGAGACAAGCTGCTACGAACCTGGGCGAGTGTCATAGAACACGGACAGAGAAACGCCCAGAAATGTCCACAGTGCAGG aTCCATATTCAGCGTACAGAGGGATGTGACCATATGACCTGCACTCAGTGTAACACAAACTTCTGTTATCGCTGTGGAGAGCGCTACCGACACCTAAG GTTTTTTGGGGACCACACATCCAACCTCAGCGTGTTTGGCTGCAAGTATCGCTATCTGCCCGATAAACCTCATCTGAGACGGCTGATTAGAGGGTCTGTCTGTG ccacTAAGGTGCTGATAGCTCCAGTGGTCATTCTGCTGGTCGTGGTGCTTGGAGCTCTCGCGCTGGTGATAG GTTTGGTAGTTTTCCCAGTCTACTATGTGTgtaagaggaggaagaagcagcGCACTCAGGGCTCTGGACGGTGGATCTGA